From Pseudomonas sp. CCI4.2, one genomic window encodes:
- a CDS encoding ATP-binding protein, whose protein sequence is MATDTKRWRFPMPRSLLGRMLLLTLLVVLLAQGLSSVIWVSQLRATQMEGLITSARSLAHSMAASVSYFRSLPVAYRPLVLDQLRSMGGTRFVVSLNDKPLEMEVLGPTPRKDAVLTAVEEVLRQHLGSEPTISVTFVRPEDLRIFNGGLKLDELPRSWAHYALSLEPINPPVLVTQIELSPGEWLYIASLLPEPYTTLEEQNLPTQQVWFIGLTSSFLLLFIGLLVHWQSRPLKRLARAAREMSLGTVVEPVIEGGGSEVVEVSRAFNAMRERISRYLSERSQLFSAISHDLRTPITRLRLRVELLEDESVQAKFSRDLDELELLVKGALQCVKDTDIHENIEPVDLNHVLDCLVEPYVSPAGNGRVTQQGQAGALFLGKPLALKRCMGNLIDNALKYGQRAHLHVTDDINAFVLHVDDEGPGVPEQRLEQVFEPHFRLAGKQQQGYGLGLGIARNIAHSHGGEVSLQNLREGGLRVTLRLPRTVD, encoded by the coding sequence ATGGCTACTGACACCAAGCGCTGGCGTTTTCCGATGCCACGCTCGCTGCTCGGTCGCATGTTGCTGCTGACGTTGCTGGTGGTGTTGTTGGCGCAAGGGCTGTCCAGTGTCATTTGGGTCTCGCAGTTGCGCGCGACGCAAATGGAAGGCCTGATCACCAGTGCGCGCAGCCTCGCCCACTCCATGGCCGCCAGCGTCAGTTACTTTCGTTCGCTGCCGGTTGCCTATCGCCCGCTGGTGCTTGATCAACTGCGTAGCATGGGCGGCACCCGATTTGTCGTCTCCCTCAACGATAAACCCCTGGAAATGGAAGTCCTTGGTCCCACGCCGCGTAAGGACGCGGTGTTGACCGCCGTCGAAGAAGTGCTGCGGCAACATTTGGGCAGCGAGCCGACGATTTCGGTGACCTTTGTACGACCTGAAGATCTAAGGATTTTCAACGGCGGGCTTAAACTCGATGAATTGCCCCGTTCGTGGGCGCATTACGCGTTGAGCCTGGAGCCGATCAATCCGCCGGTGCTGGTCACGCAAATCGAGTTGTCACCCGGCGAATGGCTGTACATCGCGTCGTTGTTGCCCGAACCCTATACCACGCTCGAAGAACAGAATCTGCCGACGCAGCAGGTGTGGTTCATTGGGTTGACCAGTAGTTTTCTGCTGCTGTTTATTGGCCTGTTGGTGCATTGGCAGAGTCGGCCACTCAAACGGTTGGCACGGGCTGCGCGGGAGATGTCATTGGGGACGGTGGTCGAGCCGGTTATCGAGGGCGGCGGCAGTGAAGTGGTTGAAGTCAGCCGGGCATTCAACGCCATGCGCGAACGCATCAGCCGTTACCTGTCCGAACGTAGCCAATTGTTCAGCGCCATTTCCCATGACTTGCGAACGCCTATTACTCGACTGCGGTTACGGGTTGAACTGCTGGAAGACGAAAGTGTTCAGGCTAAGTTCAGCCGAGACCTTGATGAGCTGGAACTGCTGGTCAAAGGCGCCCTGCAATGCGTGAAAGACACCGATATTCACGAAAACATCGAACCGGTGGACCTCAATCATGTGTTGGATTGCTTGGTCGAACCCTACGTCTCGCCGGCCGGTAATGGCCGCGTGACCCAGCAGGGTCAAGCGGGTGCACTGTTCTTGGGCAAACCGCTGGCGCTCAAGCGTTGCATGGGTAACCTGATCGACAACGCCCTCAAGTACGGACAAAGGGCGCACCTGCACGTGACCGACGACATCAATGCGTTTGTCCTGCACGTCGACGACGAAGGCCCCGGTGTACCGGAGCAACGCCTTGAACAAGTATTCGAACCGCACTTCCGTTTAGCCGGCAAGCAACAGCAAGGCTATGGGCTGGGATTGGGTATCGCCCGCAACATCGCCCACAGCCATGGCGGTGAAGTCAGCCTGCAAAACCTGCGCGAAGGCGGCCTGCGGGTAACGTTGCGCTTACCTCGGACGGTTGATTGA
- a CDS encoding response regulator transcription factor, producing the protein MSSVSKSILLVDDDQEICELLQTYLSRCGFVVRTVGDGASFRQALNDEPSDLVILDVMLPDEDGFSLCRWVRQHPRYAQVPIIMLTASSDEADRVIGLELGADDYLGKPFSPRELQARIKALLRRAQFGHERVSGDVLVFDDWRLDMVSHRLFHRDGEEVILSGADFALLKLFLDNPQQILDRDTIGNATRGRELMPLERIVDMAVSRLRQRLRDTGKAPRLIRTVRGSGYLLAANVTFQASNGY; encoded by the coding sequence GTGAGTTCAGTCAGTAAATCAATTTTGCTGGTCGACGACGACCAGGAAATTTGTGAATTGCTGCAAACCTATTTGAGTCGTTGTGGCTTTGTTGTGCGCACCGTTGGCGATGGTGCCAGTTTTCGCCAGGCGCTCAACGATGAGCCCAGCGATCTGGTCATCCTCGATGTGATGCTGCCCGACGAAGACGGCTTCAGCCTGTGCCGTTGGGTGCGGCAACATCCGCGCTATGCCCAAGTCCCCATCATTATGCTTACCGCCAGTTCCGACGAAGCCGACCGGGTGATCGGTCTGGAATTGGGCGCCGATGACTATCTGGGTAAGCCGTTCAGCCCGCGTGAATTGCAGGCGCGCATCAAGGCGTTATTGCGCCGCGCGCAGTTTGGTCATGAACGGGTCAGCGGCGACGTGTTGGTGTTCGATGACTGGCGGTTGGACATGGTCAGCCATCGACTGTTTCACCGTGACGGTGAAGAAGTCATCCTCTCCGGGGCAGATTTTGCGCTGCTCAAATTGTTCCTGGATAACCCGCAACAAATTCTTGATCGCGACACCATCGGCAATGCCACCCGTGGCCGCGAGTTGATGCCGCTGGAGCGTATCGTCGACATGGCGGTGAGTCGTCTGCGTCAGCGCTTGCGCGATACCGGCAAAGCGCCGCGTCTGATCCGCACCGTGCGCGGCAGCGGGTATTTGTTGGCGGCGAACGTGACCTTTCAGGCCAGCAATGGCTACTGA
- a CDS encoding glucokinase, with product MKLALVGDIGGTNARFAIWEDDTLHSVRVFPTIDYASPEKALEVYLEDLDLHPGEVGSVCLAVAGPVGGDEFHFTNSHWRISRSEFCAHLKVDNLLMVNDFTAMALGMTRLKDDEYLTVCHGIPEEGRPRVVIGPGTGLGVGTLIGLADNHWLALPGEGGHVDLPLGTPREAQIWARLMTEHEHVSAETILSGAGLLLLYKTSCSLDNLEPTLKSPAAITSAAVAGDPIAAAVLEQFCCWLGRVAGNNVLTVGGRGGVYICGGVIPRFSDFFMASGFARSFAEKGLMKDYFKGVPVWLVTAEYPGLMGAGVALQQAFGQV from the coding sequence GTGAAATTGGCTTTGGTGGGTGATATCGGCGGCACTAATGCGCGTTTTGCCATCTGGGAAGACGATACGTTGCATTCGGTCCGGGTGTTCCCGACCATTGATTACGCCAGCCCGGAAAAGGCCCTTGAGGTTTACCTCGAGGACTTGGACCTGCATCCGGGTGAAGTCGGCTCCGTCTGCCTGGCCGTTGCCGGACCGGTGGGCGGCGACGAATTTCATTTCACCAACAGCCACTGGCGCATCAGCCGTTCGGAATTCTGCGCTCATCTCAAGGTCGATAACCTGCTGATGGTTAACGACTTCACCGCGATGGCGCTGGGCATGACCCGCTTGAAAGACGACGAGTACCTGACGGTGTGCCACGGCATACCGGAAGAGGGGCGTCCCCGGGTAGTGATCGGCCCCGGAACCGGATTAGGCGTCGGCACGTTGATCGGTCTGGCGGATAACCACTGGTTGGCATTGCCAGGTGAAGGAGGGCACGTCGATCTTCCGCTGGGTACCCCTCGGGAAGCGCAGATCTGGGCGCGGTTGATGACCGAACACGAACACGTCAGTGCTGAAACCATACTCAGCGGTGCGGGTCTGTTATTGCTTTATAAAACAAGCTGCTCGCTGGATAACCTCGAACCCACGCTCAAGTCACCGGCGGCTATTACCTCGGCGGCCGTGGCAGGCGATCCGATAGCGGCTGCGGTGCTGGAACAGTTCTGTTGCTGGTTGGGTCGCGTGGCGGGCAATAATGTATTGACCGTTGGGGGGCGCGGCGGTGTCTACATCTGCGGTGGTGTCATACCGCGCTTCTCTGATTTTTTCATGGCCAGTGGTTTTGCCCGATCGTTCGCTGAAAAGGGTTTGATGAAGGACTACTTCAAGGGCGTACCGGTGTGGCTGGTAACAGCTGAGTATCCAGGGCTTATGGGTGCCGGAGTAGCATTGCAGCAAGCATTTGGTCAGGTTTAA
- the edd gene encoding phosphogluconate dehydratase, translated as MHPRVLEVTERLIARSRATRERYLHMIRGAASDGPMRGKLQCANFAHGVAGCGTEDKQSLKMMNAANVAIVSSYNDMLSAHQPYQHYPEQIKQALREIGSVGQFAGGVPAMCDGVTQGEPGMELGIASREVIAMSTAIALSHNMFDATLCLGICDKIVPGLLMGALRFGHLPTLFVPGGPMPSGISNKEKADVRQRYAEGKATREELLETEMKSYHSPGTCTFYGTANTNQLLMEVMGLHLPGASFVNPYTPLRDALTREAAHQVTRLTKQSGQFMPLGEIVDERSLVNSIVALHATGGSTNHTLHMPAIAMAAGIILTWQDMADLSDVVPTLTHVYPNGKADINHFQAAGGMSFLIRELLEAGLLHENVNTVAGFGLSRYTKEPFLENGTLVWRDGPIESLDQDILRPVARPFSAEGGLRVMEGNLGRGVMKVSAVAAEHQIVEAPALVFQDQQDLADAFKAGQLERDFIAVMRFQGPRSNGMPELHKMTPFLGVLQDRGFKVALVTDGRMSGASGKIPAAIHVCPEAFDGGPLALIRDGDIIRLDGVKGTLHVLVDPAELAAREPAIGLLDNGVGCGRELFGFMRMAFSSAEQGASAFTSSLETLK; from the coding sequence ATGCATCCCCGCGTTCTTGAGGTAACTGAGCGGCTAATAGCCCGTAGTCGTGCGACACGTGAGCGCTATCTGCACATGATCCGTGGCGCGGCCAGCGATGGCCCAATGCGCGGCAAACTGCAATGTGCCAACTTCGCCCACGGCGTGGCCGGTTGCGGCACCGAAGACAAACAAAGCCTGAAAATGATGAACGCCGCCAACGTGGCCATCGTTTCGTCTTACAACGACATGCTTTCGGCGCACCAGCCGTACCAGCATTACCCGGAGCAGATCAAACAAGCCCTGCGCGAAATCGGCTCGGTGGGTCAGTTCGCCGGCGGGGTTCCCGCCATGTGCGATGGCGTTACCCAGGGCGAACCGGGCATGGAGCTGGGCATTGCCAGCCGTGAAGTGATCGCCATGTCGACAGCCATCGCGCTGTCGCACAACATGTTCGACGCCACACTGTGCCTCGGAATTTGCGACAAAATCGTGCCGGGCTTGTTGATGGGCGCTTTGCGCTTTGGTCATCTACCCACCTTGTTCGTACCGGGCGGTCCGATGCCGTCGGGCATATCCAACAAGGAAAAAGCCGACGTTCGCCAGCGCTATGCAGAGGGTAAAGCTACCCGCGAAGAGCTGTTGGAAACGGAGATGAAGTCGTACCACAGCCCTGGCACCTGCACCTTTTACGGCACCGCCAATACCAACCAATTGCTGATGGAAGTCATGGGCCTGCATTTGCCGGGCGCATCCTTCGTCAATCCCTACACCCCGTTACGCGATGCACTGACCCGCGAAGCGGCGCACCAAGTCACTCGGTTGACCAAGCAAAGCGGGCAGTTCATGCCGCTGGGCGAAATTGTCGACGAGCGCTCGCTGGTGAACTCGATTGTGGCGCTGCACGCGACGGGCGGCTCGACCAATCACACGCTGCACATGCCCGCCATCGCCATGGCCGCCGGGATTATTTTGACCTGGCAAGACATGGCCGATTTGTCAGACGTGGTGCCGACCCTGACCCACGTTTATCCAAACGGTAAAGCGGATATCAACCACTTCCAGGCGGCCGGTGGAATGTCGTTCCTGATCCGTGAATTGCTGGAAGCCGGTTTGTTGCACGAAAACGTCAACACCGTCGCCGGGTTCGGCCTTAGCCGTTACACCAAGGAGCCGTTCCTCGAAAATGGCACGCTGGTATGGCGCGACGGACCGATCGAAAGCCTCGATCAAGACATTTTGCGTCCAGTCGCTCGGCCTTTCTCCGCCGAGGGCGGCTTGCGCGTGATGGAAGGTAACCTCGGCCGGGGGGTGATGAAAGTGTCTGCGGTCGCCGCTGAACATCAAATCGTCGAAGCGCCAGCGCTGGTGTTTCAGGATCAGCAAGACTTGGCGGACGCATTCAAGGCCGGCCAGTTGGAACGTGATTTCATTGCGGTTATGCGGTTCCAGGGGCCGCGCTCCAACGGCATGCCAGAACTGCACAAAATGACGCCGTTCCTTGGTGTGCTGCAGGACCGAGGTTTCAAAGTGGCATTGGTCACTGACGGGCGTATGTCCGGCGCGTCCGGTAAGATCCCGGCAGCGATCCACGTCTGCCCTGAAGCGTTCGACGGCGGACCGCTGGCGCTGATTCGTGACGGAGACATTATCCGTCTCGACGGCGTTAAGGGTACATTGCACGTTCTGGTGGATCCGGCAGAACTGGCCGCCCGAGAACCTGCAATCGGTCTGCTCGACAACGGTGTCGGGTGTGGACGCGAATTGTTTGGCTTCATGCGCATGGCCTTTAGCTCGGCAGAGCAAGGGGCAAGCGCCTTTACCTCAAGTCTGGAGACGCTTAAGTGA